CGGCAAAGAGCCTACTTTAATGAGAGCAATAGAGAACAATTTTGACCCTTACTATCAGGTTAGGTCAAGGTTAGAACAGTATTTTAATAATGGTCATTTTCCAAATAAAGTTGAATTAATAATAATGGGTGGAACGTTTCTTTCTTTGCCTTTAGATTATCAAGAATGGTTCGTTACTAACGCATTAGAGGCAATGAACAATTTCCCTAAAAAGAAGAAGAGTGGTTTTGTATATTTGGAAGATGCTCAATTGAGGAATGAGACAGCGCAGATTAGATGTGTTGGAATGACTATAGAGACTAAACCCGATTGGGGCAAAGAGTGGCATGCAGATCAAATGCTTAGACTTGGAGCTACTAAAGTTGAGCTGGGAGTTCAGACTGTTTACGATGATTTATTAAAAAAGGTTAATAGGGGACATACAGTTAAGGATAACGTAGAATCTACAAGAATACTGAAAGATTCTGGTTTTAAGATAGTTTACCACATGATGTTAGGTTTACCAGGCTCAGATCCTGATAAAGATTTAGAGGCATTAAAAGAAATTTTTACTAATCCGGATTTCAGACCGGATATGTTAAAAATCTATCCTACTTTAGTAGTTGAAACAGCGCCTTTAGCCGAATTGTGGAAAAGAGGGCTTTATACTCCTTATGATACTAACACTTTAGTTGAAATAATTTCCGAAGCTTACCGTTATATGCCGAAGTGGGTAAGAATAATGAGGATACAGCGCGATATACCTGCAAATA
This genomic interval from Acidianus sp. HS-5 contains the following:
- a CDS encoding elongator complex protein 3: MSHPHRCPHGKCIFCPGGVEYNTPQSYYGKEPTLMRAIENNFDPYYQVRSRLEQYFNNGHFPNKVELIIMGGTFLSLPLDYQEWFVTNALEAMNNFPKKKKSGFVYLEDAQLRNETAQIRCVGMTIETKPDWGKEWHADQMLRLGATKVELGVQTVYDDLLKKVNRGHTVKDNVESTRILKDSGFKIVYHMMLGLPGSDPDKDLEALKEIFTNPDFRPDMLKIYPTLVVETAPLAELWKRGLYTPYDTNTLVEIISEAYRYMPKWVRIMRIQRDIPANIILAGNKKGNLRELVERRVKEKGIEIKEIRYREVGIAWLHRKIRPDSISLHKEVYEASGGTEVFLSFESDNGLIVGYLRLRKPANSHRKEINERTTIVRELHVYGEEVPIGEKKDEAYQHRGYGSALLKEAERISSEEFDAKKILVLSGIGAREYYKQKGYTRCGPYMAKQLA